In Bacteroidales bacterium, the genomic stretch ACAGTAAAAAACTTTGAAAGAACAAAAATCGGTAGCGTTGTGGAAATCGCATTAATTAATTGAAGAGGCATACTGAAAACAGGGAAGTTTTTATACCTGACAGCAACTTCTTTTATGTTGTTCCATGCAACAGGGATCTCACCTGCGGTGATCCTGACCTTTCTCAACACCTGGCAGACCAGTTGAATGGCTGATGTTAACTGTCCGATTAACCTCCCCAAGATAAGACCGTAATTAGTATAATTAAATAATCCAAAGAGCAGTTTGGATATATTGACTCCTATTCCCTGGTTTATTGAACACTGTGAAATGAAACTGAAATATTTGTTGCGGTTCGAATAGCTGATAAAAATGGCATAGATATTTCCAAGTATTACAGAAACAGGCACCCATAAAAGAAACGAACTGATTTCAGGAGTATTGAAAAATTTCTGAGCTATGACATTCCGAAAAAACAGTGAAATAAAAAAAACGACGAGGCTTATCACCACCGTACACATCATGGCCAGAAGAGCAAGAGATCTGGCATGTGTATCATTTTTGGGCAAAAGTATTGCCTGCTCATACACACCGGAGGCCAGTAAAGATACGATGCCTGTAATACTTGTAAATAAACCGAAAACACCAAACTGTTCAGGTGAATACATCCTGCTGAATACAGGGTAAAGAGCCAGCGATAATAGCAGTGCAATTGAAGATCCCAGGAACAGAAAAAATGAATGTCTTACAAATTCCGTTTTGAAAATGCCCGACAACAAATTTTGGTTTCCTGGTTTGTACATTTCTATTCCATCAATGTAAAATCAATTTCAGCACTCTCCTCCACCTCCACCAGTTTTCCGTCATCACACTTCAGTGTGCGGGCGGGATATTTTTTGAGAAGTGTATAGTTATGGCTGGCCATCAGCACAGCCCTGCCACTCTCACTTATTTCGCGAAGCAGTGCCATAATGGATTCGGATGTCTCAGGATCAAGATTTCCGGTAGGTTCATCAGCCAGGATAACCTCAGGATCATTCAGAAGAGCCCTTGCAATGACAACACGCTGCTGTTCTCCGCCTGACAATTGATGTGGCATTTTGAATCCCTTGTTGATCAGGTTCACTTTCTCAAGAACCAGCTTTATCCGGCCGTCAATTTCCTCTTTGACCTTCCAGCCTGTGGCATGAAGTACGAACCAGAGGTTATCATAAACAGACCTGTCCGACAACAGCTGGAAATCCTGGAAAACTATGCCCAGCTTGCGGCGAAGTAAAGGAACCTGTTTGGGTTTTATGTTTTCAAGCGAAAAACCCACCACAGTTGCGGTGCCTGTATTAAGCGGCAATTCGGCGTTTATTGTTTTTATGAGGCTTGATTTACCACTGCCCACACGGCCTATTAGGTAAACAAATTCACCTTTGGATATCGAAAAATTCACATCCGACAGGACAAGGTGATCATCCTGGAAGATAGAAGCCTTTTCAAAAGATATTACAGTGTTTTCGGGCATGCAAGTTGGCTGATGAATGATTAACAAACCCAAAAATAGACAATATCATGCAATTATTACGGGCCGTTAATTAACAACGTAATGTTAATTTAAACAGAATAAGCCGGTCACTTTATACGTTATTAATCCGTAATTTTGGTCAAAATCTGATAATAAGTATGAAACTAGCTGTTAGTCTGATAATTACGTTTGTTCTTTGCACCACCCTCAAATCCCAGCAAACCTATTACAACACCGATGAAGACAAACAGTACCGGCAGGCTGTTGAACTTTACAATAACGGAAAATACAGCGCAGCGCAGGTATTGTTTGATGAATACGCCGCCATGTATGCCGGAGAGAATTCTGATGAGGTATCCGGAAGCCAGTTTTATGCATCGATGTGTGCTGTGAAATTATTCAATAATGATGCAGAGGCAAGGATTATTAAGTTCCTTAATGATAATCCCGAGAATCCGAATAAGAACGAAGCGCTGTTCAACCTGGCGGGATATTTCTTTCAGAAGAAAAGCTACAGCAATGCACTTATATATTACGAACAGGTTGATAATACAAGACTTAGCAAGGATGACAATGCAGAATACGAGTTCAAAAGAGGTTACTGCTATTTTGTGAAAGAGGATTATGATAAGGCACGGATGGCTTTCAACGAAATAAAGGATCTTGACACCAAGTATACTGCTCCGGCACTGTATTATTATGCCCATATTAATTACACACAGGGTAACTATGAAACAGCGCTTGCTGGTTTCAACAGGCTGAAAGATGATCAGAATTTCGGCCCGATAGTGCCTTATTACCTGACACAGATTTATTACAAGCAGAAAAAATACGACGAGGTCATTAAATACGCTCCGCAACTGATGACGGATGCGAGCGAAAAGCGGGGACCTGAAATTGCACGAATTACAGGTGAATCCTATGTTCAGATGAATCTTTACGAGGAAGCCATACCCTATCTTGAGAAATTTATTGAATCGGGAAGCAATGTAACCTCAGAGGATAAGTACAGCCTGGCCTATGCCTATTATAAAACCGGCGCTTTTGAAAAAGCAGCCAACCTGTTCAGCCAGATAACAGGAAGTGAAACAGCTTTGAGCCAGAATGCCCTCTATCACCTTGCGGATTGCCAGATTAAGCTCAATGACAAAAACAAAGCTCGTATGGCTTTCTCTTCGGCGTCGAAAATGAGTTTTGATCCGGCCATCCAGGAGGATGCACTGTTTAACTATGCTCTTCTCACTTATGAACTCGACTATTCCCCTTTTAACGAGGCCGTGCAGTCGCTTAACGAATATCTCGAAAAATATCCCAATTCGAAACGCAGTGAAGAAGCCACCAATTATCTTGTTTTAGCTTACCTGAACGCAAAAAATTACAGCCTGGCGCTTGAATCGATCGAGAAGCTTCACGGCATGAATAACGAGATAAAAAAGGCCTACCAGAAAATCGCCTATTACCGTGGCCTTGAATTATTCAGCAACCTGAGCTTTGATCAGGCCATTGATATGTTCAGCTCGGCCGATAAATACGGGAATTTCGATAACAAGATCTACGCGCTCTGCCATTACTGGATGGGTGAAGCCTGGTACAGGAAAGGCGACTATTCAAAGGCTCTTGATAATTACAATGCATTCCTTGCCCAGCCCGGAGTATCATCGTATCCCGAATATGCCCCGGCGAACTACAACCTTGGATATTGCTATTTCAGCCAGAAACAATACCCCGATGCAGCGGTATGGTTCGGAAAGTACGTTTCACTGGCAAAGAACCCGCAGAAAGAAGTTCTCAGCGATGCTTACAACCGCCTTGGCGACTGCTATTTTGTACAGCAGCAATATTTAAAAGCCGTTGGTTATTACGATAATGCACTGAAAAACGGATCTGGCGCCAATGATTACACCATGTTTCAAAAAGCAATGGCGCTGGGTGTCACAGGTAAAGACAATGAGAAAATCAATGTTCTCAACCAGATGCTGACTACTTATCCTAATTCTTCATATAAACCTGATGTATATTTTCAGATTGCTGAAAGCAATGTAAAGCTGAATCAGAATGATATGGCCATCAGCAATTACAGGCGTGTGGTGAATGATTACCCCAGAAGCAGCTACGTTAAAAAGTCACTTCTTGCACTTGGCCTTTTATATTATAACGCCAACAGGAACAATGATGCCATAACCAGTTATAAAAAGGTAATTGAGGATTACCCGGGCACACCTGAAGCGGAGAATGCGATGATCGGCCTGAAAAACGTATATGTTGACGATAAAAACGTAGAGGGCTTTTATGCTTACATGAAAGATAAGGGGCAGCTTACCTCATCCGATCTCATTGAGCAGGATTCACTCATGTACCTCACTGCCGAAAGGACTTATATGTCGGGTGATTACGCTAAAGCACAGCAAAGCCTGTCGAGCTACATCGAAAAGAATCCGGACGGCCGTTACCTTGTGAATGCCTGGTTTTATAAGGGCGATTGCCATTACCGCAATAAGGAAGACGGTCCGGCTCTTGAAGCTTTTGATTACGTGATAAACAGTCCTCGCAGCAAATTTACAGAACCCGCACTTCTGGGCGCTTCCCGGATAAAATTCAGGCAAAAAGACTATGCCGCTGCTGCTGATTACTACCAGAAACTTGAAGAAAATGCAGAAGTGCAGGCAAACCGGCTTGAAGCCAGGATGGGAATGCTTGAATGCTATTCAAT encodes the following:
- a CDS encoding oligosaccharide flippase family protein, translated to MYKPGNQNLLSGIFKTEFVRHSFFLFLGSSIALLLSLALYPVFSRMYSPEQFGVFGLFTSITGIVSLLASGVYEQAILLPKNDTHARSLALLAMMCTVVISLVVFFISLFFRNVIAQKFFNTPEISSFLLWVPVSVILGNIYAIFISYSNRNKYFSFISQCSINQGIGVNISKLLFGLFNYTNYGLILGRLIGQLTSAIQLVCQVLRKVRITAGEIPVAWNNIKEVAVRYKNFPVFSMPLQLINAISTTLPIFVLSKFFTVHDAGQYSLAAGVLLTPVQLLTGSVSKVLNQSIVERVNQQAPIKEELFKWLRILMPVTAVLFILFFFVSRPVFVLLFGIEWQEAGSISGILLPWVFLVLFTFPISFIPDIFFKQRKALIIDIVYLIVRMVSLGIGVYYKDVILAIILFVISGCIVLTYNFVWYLSLLKNYGKNIKPVSKSAESFK
- a CDS encoding ATP-binding cassette domain-containing protein; the encoded protein is MPENTVISFEKASIFQDDHLVLSDVNFSISKGEFVYLIGRVGSGKSSLIKTINAELPLNTGTATVVGFSLENIKPKQVPLLRRKLGIVFQDFQLLSDRSVYDNLWFVLHATGWKVKEEIDGRIKLVLEKVNLINKGFKMPHQLSGGEQQRVVIARALLNDPEVILADEPTGNLDPETSESIMALLREISESGRAVLMASHNYTLLKKYPARTLKCDDGKLVEVEESAEIDFTLME
- a CDS encoding tetratricopeptide repeat protein; amino-acid sequence: MKLAVSLIITFVLCTTLKSQQTYYNTDEDKQYRQAVELYNNGKYSAAQVLFDEYAAMYAGENSDEVSGSQFYASMCAVKLFNNDAEARIIKFLNDNPENPNKNEALFNLAGYFFQKKSYSNALIYYEQVDNTRLSKDDNAEYEFKRGYCYFVKEDYDKARMAFNEIKDLDTKYTAPALYYYAHINYTQGNYETALAGFNRLKDDQNFGPIVPYYLTQIYYKQKKYDEVIKYAPQLMTDASEKRGPEIARITGESYVQMNLYEEAIPYLEKFIESGSNVTSEDKYSLAYAYYKTGAFEKAANLFSQITGSETALSQNALYHLADCQIKLNDKNKARMAFSSASKMSFDPAIQEDALFNYALLTYELDYSPFNEAVQSLNEYLEKYPNSKRSEEATNYLVLAYLNAKNYSLALESIEKLHGMNNEIKKAYQKIAYYRGLELFSNLSFDQAIDMFSSADKYGNFDNKIYALCHYWMGEAWYRKGDYSKALDNYNAFLAQPGVSSYPEYAPANYNLGYCYFSQKQYPDAAVWFGKYVSLAKNPQKEVLSDAYNRLGDCYFVQQQYLKAVGYYDNALKNGSGANDYTMFQKAMALGVTGKDNEKINVLNQMLTTYPNSSYKPDVYFQIAESNVKLNQNDMAISNYRRVVNDYPRSSYVKKSLLALGLLYYNANRNNDAITSYKKVIEDYPGTPEAENAMIGLKNVYVDDKNVEGFYAYMKDKGQLTSSDLIEQDSLMYLTAERTYMSGDYAKAQQSLSSYIEKNPDGRYLVNAWFYKGDCHYRNKEDGPALEAFDYVINSPRSKFTEPALLGASRIKFRQKDYAAAADYYQKLEENAEVQANRLEARMGMLECYSMLGDNPKVIEQADRILLSEKLSKDQERKTRFAKAKALQANDRQMLALEEYQKVAVEVKSAEGAESKFRLAEIYYQRKDYANAEKVIADFADKTTPHQYWMAKGFLLWADIFKEKGDDFQAIQTLQSLIDYYEKTDDGILVEAKEKKKQLTDRQNNAGKAKPEQDDQEIEIR